TGCCACGACCGGCGGCGAGCGCCGTCAGCGCGGTCCGCAGCTCGGCCGCCGTGCCGGTGACGGCCGCCGCCCGCTCGGCGAAGTGGTCGCGGTGCCAGGCCAGGGTCCCGGCCAGCTCGGCGATCTGCGAGTCGGTGACCTTTGCCGGGAGCGCGTCGAGCAGCTCCTCGGCCCGCCGGGCGAGCACCGGGAGACGGTGCGCGGACAACGGGACGACGGCGGGCAGTCCGGTGGCGGGCACCGGCTCGACGGTGTCGCGCCGCTGGGCGACGGGCGGCGGACTCGCCACGATGACATGGGCGTTGGTCCCGCCCCAGCCGAAGGAGTTCACTCCCAGGTAGACCGGGCCTTCGGCGGGCAGCGGCAAGGGTTCGCGCACCACGCTCAGATTGAGCTCGTCGAAGGGGATGGCGGGGTTCAGCTCCTCGGCGTGCAGCGTCGGGGGCACCACTCGGTGGCGCAGGGCGAGCAGCACCTTGAAGAGTCCGGCCATGCCCGAACTGCCCTCAAGGTGACCGACGTTGGTCTTGATGGAGCCGATCGGCAGCGGATCGCCCGCCGGGCGCGCCCGGCCGATCACCCCGCCGAGCGCGGCGGCCTCGGTGGGATCGCCCCGCTTGGTGCCGGTGCCGTGCGCCTCGACATAGGAGAGGGCGGCGGCCGGCACGGCGCCCCACTCGTAGGTGCGGCGCAGCAGGTCCTCCTGCCCCTGCAGGCTGGGGCTGACCATGCTCTGGCCGCCGCCGTCGTTGTTGGTCAGGGTGCTGACGAGGACGCCGTGCACCCGGTCGCCGTCCTCCAGCGCGCGCCGGAGCGTCTTCAGATAGACGGCGGCGACGCCCTCGCCCCGTACGAAGCCGTTGGCGGACTTGGCGAAGGAGGCGCAGCGGCCGTCCGGCGAGAGGCCGCCGAAGTGGGTGAGTCCTACCGTCACATGGGGGTCGAGCATCAGATTGGTGCTGCCGACGAGTGCCCCCTCGATGTCGCCCTGGCGCAGGGCGCGGGCGGCCAGGTCGAGGCCGACGAGGGCGGAGGAGCAGCCGGTGTCGATGGCCATGCTGGGGCCGCGCAGCTTCAGGAAGTACGACAGCCGGGTGGCGAGGATGTCGCGCCCGGAGCCCACCAGGGTGTGCGAGGTGTGCCGTGCGCCCCGTGCCTTGCGCAACAGCTCGTAGTCGTGCCAGACCGACGCCACATAGACACCGGTGCGGGTGCCGACGAGGTCGGCGGCCCGCTGTCCGGCGTCTTCGAGAGCACGCCAGCCGACCTCCAGCAGGAGGCGCTGCTGGGGGTCCATCGCGGCGGCCTCGCGGGGGGAGACGCCGAAGAAGCCGGCGTCGAAGAGGTCGACGCCGTCGAGGAAGCCGCCAACGGCCGGGATCGGCAGCTCCGGGTCGAGCTGGGCCGTGCTGTCCCAGCGGTCGGTCGGCACCGGCCGGATGGCTTCCTGACGGGCCATCATGAGCGCCCAGAGGCTGTCGGCGTCCGGAGCGCCGGGAAAGCGGCCGGCCATGCCGACGACGGCGATCAGGTCTGCGGGGTCAAGCGCTGTGTTCGCGTCCATTCGCTGCCTTCTCGTCCTGGAGGGTGTGCCGGATCTGGCCGCGCCACCCGGGAATATGCGACGCGCTTCTGCGGACCTCGACGGCGTCCTCTTCGACACCGGATTTCCCTCGCGCCTGCTTCCAGACTATGAGGCGGGATTCTCCGGGAACACCCCCTTTTCCTCTTGACGGGTGGTGTTCCCGGGAACCCCTGAAAGGCGCATAGGGGTCGGGCTATTTACCGGCGCGCAGCCGCATCCGCACCAGCCCCTTGCTGGCGTTGATCATGCGCTGCCCGATCTCCGGCGGCGCGTCCTTGCGGCACCACCGGGCGTTGGACAGCATCTTGGCCGGTGACATGGCGAAGCAACGGGTGTCGCGTTCGCCGAATTTGAAGGAAGGGGCGATGAAGTCGGCGTCGCCGATGTAGTCCAGAATCTTGCGGGCGGCGTCTCCGGGCTGTTCCGTGCCGTCCTCGACAGCACGGCACAGATCCCGGGTGAGAACGCCCATCTCGTTGAACCCGGAGCTGACCGGCAGCGGCGAGCCGGGGTGACCGTGCTGCTCCAGTTCGCGGAACACCGCGTCGTTCCCCGTGCGTTCGAAGCGGTAGTAGGCGTCTTCGAGCATGACGTTCCCGAGCATGGTCCCGAGCATCCAGGTCCGGTTCACCGCGTTCCACAGCTCGTAGTCCCTGAATCCGACGAACGAGCTGGCGACGAGGTCGTCGTGGAAGTCGAAGAGTCCCTGCTGCAGATTCTCCAGATACCCGAACCGCTCCAGCGACCAGTCGCCGTCCTTGGAGGCTTCGATGATGCGCCAGCCCAGGGCGTTGACGAGCTCCAGGGTGTTGGTCAGGCCACGGGAGTAGAGCGCGTCGATGAACCCGGCCGCGTGGGAGGTGAGACAGAAGCGCTCGCCGACGACCTGCTTGGCCGAGTACTGGAGCCGGCCGGTGGAGACCCAGGGACGCACCGCCGAGGCGCCGCGGAACTGGTGGGCGATGTCCGGGAAGCGCCGCAGGAAGGCGTCGAACTCCTGCTGCGGGGTCATCTCCCCCTTGGGGAAGACGCGCGGGTCCAGGGTGAGGCCGACGCTGCACAGCGGGTTGAGGGACTCCGGGTGGTTGTCGAACGGGATGACCCACAGCCAGCCGCCGTCGAAGACGTGGTGCAGGGTGCCGTGGTGCCAGGGGTTGGGCTGGTCGTGCTGCCGCGCGGCCGGCGCCTTGTCGAAGGGCTCCACACCGATCATGTGGGTGAAGATGCAACGCGAGTGTGTGCGTGCCCGGGTGGGCGTCTCCCGCAGCCCGAACTTATCGGCCAGCGGTGAACGGAAGCCGCTGCCGTCCACGACGTAACTGGCCCGGAATTCCTCCCCGTTCTCGGTGCGCAGGACGACCCCGGTGTCCGGGTCCGTCTCGATGTCGCTGATCCTGGTACCCAGCCTGGGCTTCGCGCCGTATTTGACGGCGACGTGGAAGAGATACGCGTCGATGTCCTGCCGGAAGAGGTGCGTCTCGGTCCTCAGCACGGACGGCACGACCAGCTGGTTGATCTCCTGCGGATTCTGGGACTCTCCCTCGCGGTGATAGACGAATCCGAAGTTCTGCTTCTGGCCGCAGTTGCGGGAGACCCGCTCCCTGATGCCCTTGAAGCTGGACAGTGCCTTGATCTCGGGTACCTGGTAGCGGTCGGCGACCAGCCTGGTCATTCCCGAGGTGTAGGGAATCGTCGACTCACCCACCGCGAAACGCGGATGCGTGCCCGCGTCGAGCAACAGGACCTTGACCCCGTTCCTCGCCAGAACCGCTCCGAGCATGCCGCCGGCCATTCCGCTGCCGAGGATCGCCACATCGTACTGATCGGTGCCCATCGTTTTCCATTCTGTTCGGTCCGGCCAGAGGTTTACCGTGAGGTGATTCGTCCCGCGCCTTACTCGCGCCGTTCTCGTGCGCCGCCCGCACCGCTAGCCGGCCGCCGCCCGGTGGGTGTCCGGCATTGACAGCTCCGCGCGGGTCCGCACGCCGAGCTTCCGGAAAATCCGGGTGAGGTGCTGTTCGACCGTGCTGACCGTGATTCCCAGGCGCTCGGAAATCTGCCGATTGGTGTGCCCGCGGGCGGCTAGTTCGGCCACGCGCCGTTCGGCGGCGGTCAGCAGACGCGCGGCGGCGTCCGCCCCCGGCCCCGGGGAGACCGCCGGGAAACGTCCCCACGCCGGCGGCCCGGACGCCGCGGCGGGCGCCGTCCGCAGTTCGGCGGCGAGCGGCAGCGCGCCGCTCCGCTCGGCCAGGTCGGCGGCCCGTTCCACCAGTGCCCGGGCCCGGGCCGGATGTCCCGCCCGCGCCTGCGCCTCGCCGAGGTCGGCGAGGGCGCCGGCGAGCTGAAGCCGGTCGCCGCTGGCCTCCAGGACCGCCACGGCCTTGGTGAGCAGCGCTGTCCGCTGGGCCGGGCGGCTGGCCGCCGCCAGCGTCCGGAGCGAGATCCCCCGGGTGCGGGACTGCTCCTCACCCGCGCGTACGAGCTGTTCCCGTGCCAGGGCGTATGCCTGTGCGGTGTCCCCCAGGGCACGCTGGGCCCGGGCGGCGCCGGAGCGCCAGGGGATCAGCGCGGGCTGGTCGAAGCCCCACTGCCGCATCAGCGTGGCGCAGGTGGTGAAGTCGTCGAGGGCCGCGTGGGGTTGCGCCGTCTCCAGGTAGTAGTTGCCGCGGGCGTACAGGTAGTACAGGCCGAACCGGCTGCGGAACGTGCCCGGCGGCACCGGGATGTCCAGATAGCCGGCGGCGGCCTGGTGGTCGCCGACGTCGGTCGCCGCCTGGATCAGGTTGGCCAGCGGCCCCCCGACGCAGACGCCCCAGCTCTCCGCGGACAGCCGGGTCAGCGCCGTCTCGGCCAGTTCCCTGGCCCGCACCGGTTCGCCCTGGCGCAGG
Above is a window of Streptomyces sp. NBC_01803 DNA encoding:
- a CDS encoding NAD(P)/FAD-dependent oxidoreductase yields the protein MGTDQYDVAILGSGMAGGMLGAVLARNGVKVLLLDAGTHPRFAVGESTIPYTSGMTRLVADRYQVPEIKALSSFKGIRERVSRNCGQKQNFGFVYHREGESQNPQEINQLVVPSVLRTETHLFRQDIDAYLFHVAVKYGAKPRLGTRISDIETDPDTGVVLRTENGEEFRASYVVDGSGFRSPLADKFGLRETPTRARTHSRCIFTHMIGVEPFDKAPAARQHDQPNPWHHGTLHHVFDGGWLWVIPFDNHPESLNPLCSVGLTLDPRVFPKGEMTPQQEFDAFLRRFPDIAHQFRGASAVRPWVSTGRLQYSAKQVVGERFCLTSHAAGFIDALYSRGLTNTLELVNALGWRIIEASKDGDWSLERFGYLENLQQGLFDFHDDLVASSFVGFRDYELWNAVNRTWMLGTMLGNVMLEDAYYRFERTGNDAVFRELEQHGHPGSPLPVSSGFNEMGVLTRDLCRAVEDGTEQPGDAARKILDYIGDADFIAPSFKFGERDTRCFAMSPAKMLSNARWCRKDAPPEIGQRMINASKGLVRMRLRAGK